A genomic window from Aquila chrysaetos chrysaetos chromosome 9, bAquChr1.4, whole genome shotgun sequence includes:
- the CEBPA gene encoding CCAAT/enhancer-binding protein alpha, with translation MEQANFYEVDSRPPMSSGQHHQLQIPLPGSAYSYREAPSAAAPAAGGAELGDICENENSIDISAYIDPAAFNDEFLADLFQHSKQQEKAKAILAGDFDFHSMHGAGAAASAPGHQQQHHQQPLFGCVAGYMDGKLDPLYERIAAPGLRPLVIKQEPREEEEVKSAALSALYPHHAPQQHPSHLQYQIAHCAQTTMHLQPGHPTPPPTPVPSPHHPHHPHPPGGLPAAGALKMMPADHRSKSKKTVDKNSNEYRVRRERNNIAVRKSRDKAKQRNVETQQKVLELTTDNERLRKRVEQLTRELETLRGIFRQLPESSLVKAMGSCA, from the coding sequence ATGGAGCAAGCCAACTTCTACGAGGTCGATTCCCGGCCCCCGATGAGCAGCGGCCAGCACCACCAGCTCCAGATTCCCCTGCCCGGCAGCGCCTACAGCTACAGAGAGGCTCCCTCGGCGGCGGCACCTGCTGCGGGCGGCGCGGAGCTCGGCGACATCTGCGAGAACGAGAACTCCATCGACATCAGCGCCTACATCGACCCCGCCGCCTTCAACGACGAGTTCCTGGCCGACCTCTTCCAGCACagcaagcagcaggagaaagccAAGGCCATCCTGGCCGGGGATTTCGACTTCCACAGCATGCATGGGGCCGGCGCCGCCGCCTCGGCGCCggggcaccagcagcagcaccaccagcagccGCTCTTCGGCTGCGTGGCCGGCTACATGGACGGCAAGCTCGACCCCCTCTACGAGCGCATCGCCGCGCCCGGCTTGCGGCCGCTGGTGATTAAGCAGGAGCCCcgcgaggaggaggaggtcaaGTCGGCGGCCCTGTCGGCCCTCTACCCCCACCACGCTCCGCAGCAGCACCCGTCCCACCTGCAGTACCAGATCGCCCACTGCGCCCAGACCACCATGCACCTCCAGCCCGGGCACCCCACGCCGCCCCCCACGCCCGTGCCCAGCCCGCACCACCCGCACCACCCGCACCCCCCCGGCGgcctgcccgccgccggcgccCTCAAGATGATGCCCGCGGACCACCGGAGCAAATCGAAAAAGACAGTGGACAAGAACAGCAACGAGTACCGGGTGCGCCGGGAGCGCAACAACATCGCGGTGCGCAAGAGCCGGGACAAGGCCAAGCAGCGCAACGTGGAGACGCAGCAGAAGGTGCTGGAGCTCACCACCGACAACGAGCGGCTGCGCAAGCGGGTGGAGCAGCTCACCCGGGAGCTGGAGACTCTGCGGGGCATCTTCAGGCAGCTGCCCGAGAGCTCGCTGGTGAAGGCCATGGGCAGCTGCGCCtag